Sequence from the Acropora muricata isolate sample 2 chromosome 10, ASM3666990v1, whole genome shotgun sequence genome:
aataataataataataataataataataatagtaatatctATATCCACTCATGATTTTCATAATGTGCTGATGAACAGCAAATTACTGGCTGTTTTTCTGCATGTAGTTTTAGGACTTTTCCAAttcacaataatatttaacatGATTAGAATTTACATTATTGAGCTTGTTCTTGTGAAGATCTTTTTTTGGTAACCTTGACAAATCTCTAGAATAATAATGTTGAAAGCATCCATGAAGTTAAAGTCTATCATGAATatgcaaaaaatcaaatcaaatcaaatcaatttatttaagctcAAGAACGTGAGGAGTGGTGGCCCCATctcccgagccagaggctcatgtgTTAAATGCCTGAGCATTCTGTATTGAATTGTaatttagaagtgttggtttttgaggagaggagaaaaccagagtacccggagaaaaacctcttggagcagagaTGGGaatcaacaacaaactcaaTGCACATATGACACGGAGctagggaatcgaacccgggtcacattggtgggaggcatcAGTGCTCTCACGGCTTAGCCAACCCTGCTCCCCATGCAAATGTGGTTTTGGAGGAGTTATGCTTAGTCAAGTTACCATTGTGAGAAGATTTCATCAAAGCTCTAACAAAGGGCTAAAAGGTCATAACTCTCTAAACATAATCTTGAGCTGTGCCTAAGGACTGAAAACTTTGGCTTTGTAATCATCCCTCAATGGAAACTGGACGCTTATCAGCtcattttttacaaaatttttgtGTCTCACTTTCCCACCAACACAGCACTACAGTTGTAGggatctttttgttgttgttactccaagcatagttagtagaggggactaaCTATGCTCCAAGTGATCTCTCCTTATCTCTTTCTTGCAATGATTCTATCAGTGTGATGGCTGACTGAGTGTAGGCTTGTGGTTGTATTCTGTCTTGGGCTAGCTGGTTAGAGTAGCAGCCTTTGGATTCCCCAGGCACCCATCTTCCAGTTTTTAAAAAGGCACACGGTTAATGTAAgaagggctgcaaataacagttGGCCAATAAACATCTGGGGAAAATTTACTCATGTTTGACAAAAACGTAACTTTGGTTGGAGATAATTGTAGTAAAATTGCTAccgtaataataatagttgtaAAGTGAGTTTTCTAGTGTTCGCACAATTGCGTTTAGGTGATTGACATTGGGGAGGACATGACTATTCCAGATGAGTTTACAGAGGAGGAAAAAGTCACAGGAATGTGGTGGAGACAGCTGGTGGCAGGAGGCGGTGCAGGAGTTGGTTAGCATGGCAATCACTGTACTGTTGTGTTTGTTCTATCTTTGGAGAGAAGGGGCAGAGTTTGGAGGGTTAGGTGTGGGGAATTCAAAACACTCAAAATTAAATAGTAACAAAGAAAACCACGCTGGGCAGAGAGCTCCTCCTTCTCATATACTTTTCTTTGCATACATTTGTGTTGCAGCGGggttccctttttttttgttgttttttaccCCGTTGTTAGACCATGATAGGTTTTTCTTTATGAAGTTGCTCAATGCATCATTAAATTTTTCGAAGCAATTCACCCAAAGTAAGGATGTTTTCGAAGCTTTAATTACCTTGGGTTTGATTGGGACAACAtagattataattattattcctattTTTTTATGGATCGATTGATTAGTCAGAATAAAAGCATAAACGCCAGTTTGATAGTGAATATTTTTATCTATAACTTGACTTGCGCCATTTTTAATTCCCTGGATCTTTGGGGACATGTTTGTTTCATTTGCGTATTTTTTGCAAACTGACTCTCAACCGACTTGGATTGTGTCAGTTTTGAAGATAGTCAtggaataatatttttttgtatttttcttttatttcttgaagTTTCCAGGACAGCAACAGCTCCTTTGGATAGATTAAAAGTACTTCTACAGGTAGGAAAAGCACAAGAACATAAAGAAGTTTCAGTATGAAACAATAGAGGTCATGCTCGCAGGCATTAATATGTTTTGTGCCTGACTCAGTCTCATTTTCACCGTTTGCAAtaaaacgtaacccttccttgttcTTCTACTTATTCATTGCCGTGCAATTGACATCTTCATTTTCCACGATCTGCTtgcgtctgaccttgtagctcgaCCTTAGAGCAGCGGTGATgaaacccgaaggtcgtgggttcaattcctaccctggtcagagttttcctctgtccttgtgtgggctcaattccatcagtagggctaacgctcacatggtctatgggttgaaaaCTAGCACTTCATATTACATCCTATCACTCCATTTGTTCTAATTAttagtgctacacggccatacgtttgTAATAAAACGTAACCCATCTTTGTCATTTTCACCTGAGCTGCTTGGCAAAGGTTAAAATGAGTTCACTGACAAGGTCCCATAACATCATaatatgcccaagaacataaactcagttacaattattattattataactttgGAAGGCACtgataaaagaaaaactgaaaatagtAACAAGAAAGTCTGAAAAATATAGCTTCTCAACGCTGCAGGAAAATGCCATGGATATAGTGATGGCTTcttcattttgattggctgctttcATCTTACGTTTCCTTTATTCTCAGGTTTCATTGGTTtgtttcagcgggctaaaatacatttaagAGCGCTAAATTCTCCATTTTTAACCCgcaaaatgcaccacaatgccGGGCAAATGATAGAAATTGTTAAGATTGGGTATTTCTCCCATTTGAAACCTTCTCATCTGTGTAAGTGCAgcattttttcagttgtgtttgcTGTGAGCAAAAAACTGTGAACCTATGTCATTCTCTTTGCTGAGTTATACTATCTGTGGTTTCATGTAGGTGCAGGCATCAAGTCAAAACAGGATAGGAATATCATCTGGTTTCTCCATGATGATAAAGGAAGGAGGCGTGAAATCTTTGTGGAGAGGGAATGGCGCCAATGTGGTTAAAATTGCCCCAGAGTCTGCGATAAAATTCTTTGCTTATGAAAAGGTAAACTCTGCAAGTCTTCTGAGGTTCGACTACTGCATCGATTGCAGGGCACATTACACAGATGCCAAACAAGTTCGAGCTCAAACAAGTTCGCatgtcattttgtttgtttctttgtttttatatcATATGTAGTATATCGTAGAGATCGAATTCTTTGAAAAAGTCCGATTGCGCCTCACTAGGGAGTCTTACGCTAGCTGTGATGTACCGTTTATTATTTCTAAATATGTTgactcggggaaactcggaaaaatccgagtgcAACTACGGAACTCTCTGACGAAGGTTTAGTGCTGGAAACGCCAGCCTcgttatctttttacggtggaaatttggcccttatcaacttgttagGTCGCAAATTGtcgtttctgttttgtttgttttactattattattttttttgacaATGTAGGCAAAGAGGTTGTTAGGTGCAGACGAAAAGCAGCTCGGAGTCAGAGAAAGATTAACAGCAGGTGCTATGGCTGGTGTAGCATCACAAACCAGTATATACCCATTAGAGGTAAAAGTGTTTTTCTATCATATCTCAGTGAgctgaaaaataacaaaagaaactaCAGAATTCCTGAAATGGATTTAAAATCGCGTCATGCTGATATGTCCTACTTCGTTTGACTTTTCTTGGAGAGCAGGCTTGGTGCTGAGGTACAAAGGCATTTGCCTTCGATCTAGTATCGTTTGATGCCACATTTTCATCACGGTTTCTGGAAACTCACCCTTCGTTCCGTTAAgattaattattatcatttagaCGGGCATCGTAGCgcattttaaaaatggagaatttgACGGGCTAAAATGTATGCCTGCTGAAATAGACCAACGAAAAGTGACAATCAAATAATAGTACGatgtaattagccaatcaaaatcaagaggccattacagtgtttgtttgttgacgttttcttacagcgttggtgaaagaaatattgttcagactgttttttttttccagtttttatttactcaatgtcctccaaagtgatTATAGTAGTAACTTCTCaaagctcattttaacccttcTCTAAAGGTTCGAGCTAAATGAGTctggcccaaaacatatttataccCGCGAACCGGCGTAAACTCTGTTTTATTGAAATTCGGCTCCATGAATACGGTAGTTGCAGAGTTGAGAGGTAAGGGTGATCTTCGCTGTTCCAATCTGGACGCACTATTACGCTGAAATGCCTTAACCCTGCGCTACTTTCCCGGAAGCAGCTTGCCTTTTCCCTAAATTAATCCTCTCTTTGTGGCTAGGTCGTTCTGTCAATTTGAACCGATTTAACTTCATTATTAAATTTCTTCCTGTCTGGTCATAGGTTTTAAAAACAAGGTTAGCTCTTCGGAAGACAGGGCAATACAGAGGACTTTTGCATGCTGCATATGTGATTTTTCAAACAGAAGGAATCAGGAGCTTTTACCGTGGATTATTCCCCAGCTTGCTAGGAATCATTCCTTACGCTGGCATAGACCTTGCTGTGTACGAGGTAAGTTTGACATCCTGTGGAGAGCGGAATAAAACCGGCAAACAAAGATAAGAGAAATATTCCGCGACTTTCTGTTTCCACCATGATCGTTATGAAAGCAACAGACCAGAATTTCTTCAGATTTTGCACCACTTCACTCCTACACTTACTTCCGTAGCGTCAATTTTTGACCTTTCCATAATCAAAGAAACAtggaaaacttaaaaaaaatctttCCAATCCCGTGGAATCTATTAGCTCTTTACATTATGGTAACTTGTGCGAAGGCTTTAACTCTGGTAAATTACTGAAGAGATGGACTTCATTCGTGTTTTGGTGTTACAGTGGTTCCAACAATTACGTGACCTCTCCATTTCCTTTCTGTACGCCAAAAACCAACTGTCCGCTCTGAAGAAAACATCACGCCGAAAGAGTCAGTTTTTCAAGCTTTGTTGTTAATACGTCCTTTAACAACTTGTTTGAGAAAACTTTCGTGTCCAGCTTCTTCTTCTACATGTTCAAAGTGCCATTGCTTTTTAGTGAGCAGTGAAAATGATTTACCGTAACGGAGACCAACTGCCTTTAAGTTCCATTTCAAGGCTTAACCGTTTGAATTTTACTTCGCAGACGCTTAAAAACTCTTACTTAAATTACCACAAGAATGAATCTGCTGATCCAGGAGTGTTTGTTCTTTTGGCCTGTGGTACAGCGTCAAGTACATGTGGACAGTTAGCAAGTTATCCTCTATCGCTGGTTAGGACAAAGCTACAAGCACAAGGTGAAGGGACAACCGCATCAGTGTATTTGGTTCTTTTTTTGACTTACAGGCTTATTCGCTCTTCGAAATATGTCCAGCCTTATGAAGCCTTTACACGTCTAAACTTTTCTCTTCTATTGTGAAACCTACTTAGTCCTGACGAATTTGGCTTGTGGCACTTCCATGCTGCTAAATTTTGCCATCCAGTGTCTAGCCGGCAATATGCCACTTTCGAATTGtgcaagaacaaaagaacagagacgAGGCTGAGAAGACTAGTTTGCAATTTCAACTgtgcaaacaaagaaaaatgtaaaGTGATCACTAGTGAACCTAacctgttttttatttcctcgTCAAGCACAGATTTTAGACATTTTAAAcataaattttataattttaaacATAAATTTCGGGCATCGTTTGGGTCGAGCAGCATATTTTCCAATGAATCGTGACTTGTGGTTCAAATTGAAAACGAAACTATAAGCATTAGAAAATGCTTCTGAAGCTACTTGTGAGGAAAAATTCCAAATCCCAATCGTGCTGCATGAGGCTGCTCACTCTGGTCATTTCAACTACGCTACCTCAATTCCCTTTTCTTTTGATGCGTATAAActcttaattttcttttctttagctCGTACCCGAGATGCCTCCTCAGGAGATAATATGATTTCAGTCTTCAAGAAGATTTTTAGGGAAGATGGACCGCGTGGACTCTATAGAGGACTGGCACCGAACTTTATGAAAGTGGTCCCTGCAGTCAGCATTAGCTACGTCGTGTATGAACACTTGAGGATGAGCCTGGGAGTTATTTAGCTATTTTTGCCATGAAGTTCTGGAAACGATCGATTTAGTCACTTCGAAGGCAAGAATCAGCGTAAAGAAAAGCTTGGTTATTCAAGCCACTGAAAACAATCCCATCAACACATTCAGGTTTTTGTATGATAAACCACCTCTTATAAGCTGCAGACTGTTTGAATGATAGAAATCACGGTGCAATGTTCCAGTGAAAACCTCTCACAGCTACGATACGTTTGGGAGTTCAAAGTGGATATTATTTGAAATCTTAGGGATATTTTAACGAGTAATAAGTTCTTATTTGGTTCACTATTTGTTTCATAATTAAGGATGAAGAATtttttcttggagaaaatcaagaAACCTGCAGGGATTAAAACGCCCTACCCCTTCCCAACTAAGTCGGAGTCTACACAAGTATATTAGTATTTCATTCATTGGTCGAATTTCCATGTGGACTCTTACTTCAATCTGGCAAAGGGACGAGATTTTAATTTCAGCGACGtttgatttcttttccttgaacGTCCAATTTGGATTCAATTTAGCATCATAATTGCCACAAAATAAAGATCCAGATAAGGTCAGATAAGGTATGCACCTGTCATTTAAAAGGTTGTAAATTTGCCTAGTGCATCCATATTGTCCAACTGCATGTGAACCGTTAAAAATCATTATTTCTTTAGTTTCAGCCATGCACTGAAAATTGTGTGAAAATATCAGAATGAGGCAAGGAAAATAATTCATTACAAGcgtgaaataatttttaatttttttcactgGTGTTTGTAAACACCGGCAACTTCTCACGTATGGTTGGTTTAGAAAATGTATTTGACTGCCGTTAGGTAACCGATAAAAAATTGGTGTTGAGGAAAATTTTAGAGCTGGATTGCGGATTCCGCCAGCACATtcttttaaccaatgaaatGAAACGGCAATACCACGTGACTTTTCCCATCCATGTTTTGTTCAACCGTTTGTTTATATGCTTCTGATTTGTAATGCTGGTCAAATGTTTTGAACTGCTCTAGAACTAAACGTAATTATATTATAACTAATAGTAAGATATTGATGAATAATGTAAGCCTTTAAGTTTTACAAGTAAGTCGATATCAGGATACCTAAATGAACAAAATCCACTGTACCAGAGttttttccttcactttgtCTTACTTTTGCCCTCTTTGCACTTACAACTGTGTGCATTATGTCGCTGGCCTCGGTTTCGGGCCTTTTGAGGATCTCCCCCACCTACCAACCCAAAATAGGATTTTTCCGATTGTCCTCCTTTCCGCGCTCTCATTTCCCGCGCAGCTCCCGTACGCAACTCCGCTAAATTTTTGGGAAAATGTGTGTTGTGTATTCGAAAAATATTCTTTAAAAGGTACAATTTTAGGAACGAAATGTGGCAATGATCAACACATGTATTAAATGAAATGATATCACAACTGAATCCACTGGGAACTCGGAAAAATCGAGTggactcggatttttccgagttttcaGTGGATTGCAATATCATTTCATTTAATTTAGTGAACATATTGAAGAAATGTACGACAACTCTTTGCAAGAACTCATTTCAACCAAGTTCGACTTTGGCTGGCGACACTTCCGGAGCGTTCTTAATCACTGACGGAGAAATCTTTGAGCTAAATTCAAGACGCCCTTAACATGGAAATTGAAATGCAGATTCTCAGCGCTGAGTCAtgcattcatttgaaaaaaaagtcacGCATCAGTTAACTTCACTTGGATCAAATACAATATTAATTGCGTGCAAGATTACGGCGACTCGCAAACAAAATGTTGCTTCTTGAAGAACTACCCGGTTTTCTAACTGTTCTCCTCAATCTGCACATGAGATTCGACTCGGTGTACGTACAAAAGGAACCCATTACATTCACTTCAACGAACCCTCTTGGCGATTGTCCGGGGTCGCTCAACGGAGCTATGCGCAACCCAAGCAAATGTCTGATCGTTGTGCAAGAATGGTGGGGCATGAACGAGCAAATTAAAGAACAGGCAAGGCAAATTGGCAAAATGGGCAAGTTTGTGACTTTAGTTCCTGATTTGTACAGAGGGCAAGTTGCCAAGACAGTCGTGGAAGCGATTCATCTCACCTCAAACTTGGATTATTCAGGTGGGTTGAGGTTGCTTGTATTTTACACCATAAAAAGGCAAACCTTGGCAATGTTTCCAAAGAGCTGCTTTGGTCTATGAGTATTATTAATTACTGGATATTCTGTAATGAAGCCGAGTGTTCCAATCTGTCGTTCAATTTACATTGCACAACTACGAAGACAAGAATGGAGTGTGGAAACGCGCGAGAAGAGTGAGTACACGCTCTAAATTTAGCGTGCGTGgacaagcttttttttttcttagaagACTTGCGAACACGACTCCCGGGCTAcgttcgatttttttttttgcggtattTAGACATAGGTGATAAATCCATCAATGGTCTTAATATTTTCCGaaatcaagagaaaataaacaaaactactGTTACTGAAGAAGAAAAACCGAAGAAAACAGTTTGATTGTGCTTTGTAAATACTCAGGTGCTGTAAAAGATATACAAGGTGCAGCCCAGTTTCTGCTGAAATCTGGTTGCAAGAAGGTTGGCATCACGGGTTTCTGTATGGGTGGCTCGCTATCTCTGGCTGCTGCGGTCCTTGTTCCGGAAATCTCAGCCGCTGCTCCATTTTATGGTATTCCACCAACCTCGCTAGCGGATGTGTCTACCATAAAAATCCCACTACAGTGCCATTTTGGTAAAAATGACACCTCAAACACGGCCAACCCAGAGAAGTACGGTGAGCTCAGACAGAGGTTAGATGCAGGAGGTGTCGACTACGAGTTTTATGAATATGATGCTGGCCACGCTTTCACAAATCCACTCAGTACTAACTATAACAAAACCATCGCTGAACTTTCAGTGGGAAGAATGATCGACTTTATGAATAAGCATTTAGCTTAGGTTCGAATTTAGCCTGCAACGGTCATTGATTTCCATTACATCACTTGTATTTAAGGGCGCAAAAACTTTATGACTTCATCTCTGGAACAGACCTATGCATTGGTCGTGCAAGAGGGGACTTGTTTTTTTGGActgttcctttttaactttttttgcgGGCATTGATGGAGGAATTTAAATGACAGAGATGGGAGGATGTTTCTACAGGTGAAGAGATTTACCTCGCCAGGGAAACAGAAAATAAGAGGTTTGAGGTTAGCGAACTCTTATCACTACAGCCCAGAGTAAGTTGTCAATCACAAACGAAAGTGGCACTATATATGTTATCTTTTGCAGGCTATTCTAAAATACACACTAgcatcttttttttatttacaagaaTGAAGTAAGAAATAATGTGACATCTTCTTTCACTGTGGGAATAtgaaaatatattaaaagaaaGAATGTACACATGAAAAAAGGTGGCCTTTTTACGTTGTCATGTCCCTTCGGAAATTTGCCACAATTTGGGAGTCCATAAATTTCAAATGACGTCACGGCACGGCAACCATGCGGTTGACTCCAACCAATTCGCCGGTAACAAAACGAACACAGGAATGGGTCCCATATGCACTCATAGAGCGATCGCAAAGCATGCTGGGATCGTTTGGTTGGACAGAAAAACAATAATGGCGGCCGCGACCAGTGCCATTGTAAAAGAAGCCAAAAAACAAACGTGTATTTTGGTTAAAGAAGACGTTCTCAGTGTGGTGTTGACTCGTGAAAGTGTAGAGCAATGTAGTGCGGTCCAGCCAAAACGTTGGTTAACCTGTAGAGGCGCTAAAACCAgtaggaaacatttttttttcagtccacCCAAACGATCCCAGGATGGTTTGCGATCGCTCTATGGGCGCATATAGGACCCATTCCTCTGCTCGTTTTGTTTCCAGCGAATTCTCAGGGAATTGTTTTCATGCAGAAATTTTCTGTAGGACCTAATTTAGATTGAAGACCAAATTAATTACCTATAATTCACTCGGGACGTTTTTCTCTTGTCAGGTGCTTTTGAACCTGAGGAAGGTTGTttgcaaaatatgtttaaacTGGTTAATGTCTCAATTGGAAATCTCGTAATGTATAAGGTAGCTACCATGTTTTACATTTGTATACCTCATCGTGGAAATAAACCGTTACAAGCTACACTtctatatttctttttgtttgagCTAAAAACCATTGCTGCGATCACGTGTGAGTAAGTCATGAAAATCAACTCTGATTTTCAGTGAGCTCCAAGCTACTTATGGTCAGTGGCCTGACATCGTTCTCCTTCACTCCATTTTTGCCGATCCTAAAAAAATAAGCAGAGAAAAAAAGATTTCACTGTTGACTAAACCTTTCTTGGCGTGATCTTATATACTAATCAAATGTCTCATACACTTCATGCCGAGGCCCTGTAGCCATTAAAATCCTCGTTTCCAAACTACACCCGGAATATGGGTCCTGGGTCCCGGGTCCCATATTTCCCTCTTCTAGTAGCCAAAGATCAGACGAGATAACTTCTACTTCCTCTTCTCTGTGTCATACGTCAATAAACCAACCCCCTCCCCCATGAGCAAGTCCTCCGTTTAATTAAACCCTTCGGGAAGCCAGTTGCGCTATccttggttttcacatgacgtcacaacAGCCATATTGGTGCCTCAAACTAAGTCCTCAAGGAATTTCATCCCATTTTAAAGCAATAGTTTCTTTTGTTCGTGTTACAAAAAACGTAGCCGCCGATCATGtaagaaaaccaagaatacttcattgagaggtctaggttgttTGGCATTCCTTTTATCTTCATTGCACTTCAGTGCATGGGTGTGGTAGATCTATGAAAGTCACGACACAGGAGCATGTGAACACTGTTGCATAGTTTGAAAGGAGATTCTTTGTTTCCCTTGACcctttaaattttctttctattGTCAAAGCTTCACGTTATGTATCCTTTGTCTTAGCTCTTCcttgattggctatttgactGGTATTGCAACAGGTCCTTGAAACTTCTAAAACTAAATCTTCTTGGGAAAAGGTTGACTTGAAGCTCCAGTAGGGGAAATAAAGGCTTTTGCTTAGGGGTTCCTGACTTAAGTAAAGTGATTGTTTTGATTGTCACGACTGTACTAGGCTACAAAGTTTAAAGATAAAAGTTGCACCCTTACCGGCAGACCACAGCCACACAAATTGCCAGAAGAAGAACGACGCCGCCAAATGCAGCAAAGAAGATGTACAGTAGCCTCGCCTTGAGGGATGTCCCTTCAGTGGAGTCAATTGCCTTGATGCCAATTGTCCTTGTTTTGGGCTTTCCTGTGACCGATACTTCGGTCATAAAAATATCACAACTGAGGTTATTTTTACCCGAGGAAAAGAGTGAGTACTAAATGTCATGGGCTAGGTAACTAAAAATATTAACGACCCTTAGGGTTGCATAATCCGACGCGACTATTTTGATGGCTGACCTCGACGGAGAATCCGAGATAGAAgtacaagtgaaaaaaaaaattgaatcaagcaaattgataagggtcaaattaccgcAGTCTGCAAATGACGAAGTTAATGTTTTgagagttagcccttcgtcagagcgaaagacGAAGGACTGATGCTCGAAACGGTATCCTCGTCATGTAATCGGAAAGTAACGACGAAGGACTAAAGCTCgagacgtcatcttcgtaatctaatggAAAAGTGACGAcaaagggctaaccctcgagaCGTCATCCTCGTCATCTGAACGGAAAGTGACgactgacgaagggctaacgctccagACGTCATCCTAGTCACCTAAACGGAAAGTCACGACGAAGGGCCAATGCTCCAAACGTCATTCTCGTCGTCTAATCGGACCAACAGAAGAACCGCTGTTcgacaaattcaaatttttgacGTGTTTTCCAAAGATACTCTCCATAAAAGAATAACTTTACAGACCTGATGAAGAACTATGTACTTGAAGGGTAGTCGTGGGCTGAACAGAGTTAACTGCTGTTGTTGTAGCTTTGACTGATATTGTTGAACTAACTGTTCCTGAGAAGTGTAAGAAAAAAACATTATGAGAAAATAAGGAATCAAAATAAGAAAGCACAAATTCGTTACTAACCTGCCGAGAAGGATACTGTTGTTGTCAAGGAAACCGACCATGCAGTTGATGATTGGCTAGCGTTAAGTGACTTTGACAAACTGGCAGTTTCTGAGGAAACACCTGCACAACCGAAAAAAAACTTTAAGATTGTTGCTTTCCGCTGAAAATTAACGTCTCTTCACCTAAGATCTAGCGCTCAGAAATGTCACTTTAAAAGTTACGGTTGTTTGTTTACTCCTGACACCGATGGCCTCACATTTTGAGTAAATTTCCAACATTCATAGAAGCAAAATGGTGAGACCTTCCAGTAGAGCCCTAAATTGTCAATCAGACATAATCTGACactggttttatcaaaagagttgacaaaggtcgaattaccaccgtaaaagatttggaaagctgacatttaattcgagcgttagcccttcgtcagagtgaattcTTGGTTTGCATTCACGTTAttagacggccatgttggtgtacaaaacaaaagaaaaatgccGCTTGCATTTTGCACAAGAATAGACTCGAATTCCCGAACTTTTTTTCTATTGATCAATGCACCAACATGGCTCCCATTACGTCAGGTGCAAGCCAAggatagaggaattgtgggtgtTGCTGGTTGTTATGAGGATacggaggagctttgccattggtggaaatatggtgacatgaatttgtaaataaattaatggaatgagaggcgtttgTTGATTCCGGGTAGATAGAGAGTACCCAGTTGGAAGAAGAAGTTTTGTTCGaaatttttgcggctttctgtctTCCCGTGGTGAAAGGACAGGccgcaaattgtcatgttgtggtgggttTCACTATAGCTCCGGTGATGTAAAGAAATCAAGTTTTCTTGACTGATTTGAAAGATAATTTGAAGGCTTGATTGATTCAAAGTTTAATGATGTTCAAAAAACTCACATATCACACCGTGAAAATTGATAATTATAAAAGTTGAAGTTTTAAAGatgaaaaagcaaataaaactgaaaaacaaagaaatgacgATCCAAAATATTTAACGATAGAAGAGAACGACGCGAGGTTATTGCGATATGTTGTGATATATACGCGATGTCGGTAGGACATGCCATTCTTTCAAAAATCGATGAGTCCAGAGTACACAGAAGCTAAGtcagaaaataaacaaatagctTGTAaagtgttagaaataaagggacaagttttacaTCGTGCGTGTAGACATTTGAAAGTTACCGGTTGTCTGTCAGACGTAAATGCAATCCTAACTAAAACGTTACCAATGtatttgtcgcgtttgaattgAATGAAATAAGTGGTGGCAGAGGGAATTTGGGtttagtttcaggatcattgcgtagaattttgaagtttttgagaaattacatttttgaCTGCAAGGTTTTGCTGATGGTGGGTGAGGGTTCATGTAATTCCCTTGGTTTCCTCGTTCTGTGACGCTTGTAGTGCGGTTTCTCGACCGATTTCTTGGGCacgatgtttg
This genomic interval carries:
- the LOC136930593 gene encoding mitochondrial adenyl nucleotide antiporter SLC25A25-like, with product MRPGQAAELEPNRHHGPEDVNMVHGADDLHHKKFDDESYQMDKEEIEDLFKKLDKNNDGRIDVYELAEGLKRIHGSRYKAGQAQQIMSLGDENADGNMCFEEFVKYVTDHQKKLWIVFKTIDQDGSGSVDSSELKKAFEKMNVHVTDKEVTLLLKSMDKDKTLKVNWNEWREYHLLNPSGHSIHDIIQFWRHSTVIDIGEDMTIPDEFTEEEKVTGMWWRQLVAGGGAGVVSRTATAPLDRLKVLLQVQASSQNRIGISSGFSMMIKEGGVKSLWRGNGANVVKIAPESAIKFFAYEKAKRLLGADEKQLGVRERLTAGAMAGVASQTSIYPLEVLKTRLALRKTGQYRGLLHAAYVIFQTEGIRSFYRGLFPSLLGIIPYAGIDLAVYETLKNSYLNYHKNESADPGVFVLLACGTASSTCGQLASYPLSLVRTKLQAQARTRDASSGDNMISVFKKIFREDGPRGLYRGLAPNFMKVVPAVSISYVVYEHLRMSLGVI
- the LOC136930595 gene encoding protein usf-like, which gives rise to MLLLEELPGFLTVLLNLHMRFDSVYVQKEPITFTSTNPLGDCPGSLNGAMRNPSKCLIVVQEWWGMNEQIKEQARQIGKMGKFVTLVPDLYRGQVAKTVVEAIHLTSNLDYSGAVKDIQGAAQFLLKSGCKKVGITGFCMGGSLSLAAAVLVPEISAAAPFYGIPPTSLADVSTIKIPLQCHFGKNDTSNTANPEKYGELRQRLDAGGVDYEFYEYDAGHAFTNPLSTNYNKTIAELSVGRMIDFMNKHLA
- the LOC136930596 gene encoding streptococcal hemagglutinin-like encodes the protein MLKAMILKRIVFLHLLFLIVFFQTVSSSSGGVSSETASLSKSLNASQSSTAWSVSLTTTVSFSAGTVSSTISVKATTTAVNSVQPTTTLQVHSSSSVSVTGKPKTRTIGIKAIDSTEGTSLKARLLYIFFAAFGGVVLLLAICVAVVCRIGKNGVKENDVRPLTISSLELTENQS